From Montipora foliosa isolate CH-2021 chromosome 6, ASM3666993v2, whole genome shotgun sequence, a single genomic window includes:
- the LOC138005023 gene encoding uncharacterized protein — MEWSEKNCMSSNSKKCKELVIRKKSVTNVFTPVFGIPQTCQLSVLGLILQDNCRFDCHVHVKLIKANKCLFILRSLRKEGYSQAELDHLFSSIVLPTITYGLPVYGASEAELTAMQCFLDRCYKRKYTSKSFSIKHLLEKQDRKVFSKVSGIDRHPQRGLLPRKKVSTYNLRNRTSQYPNVNTDNSKTLTLIA; from the coding sequence ATGGAATGGTCAGAGAAGAACTGTATGTCTAGTAATAGCAAAAAATGTAAGGAGCTAGTTATTAGAAAGAAAAGCGTTACGAATGTGTTTACGCCAGTTTTCGGCATTCCACAAACTTGTCAACTTTCTGTCCTTGGGTTAATATTACAGGATAATTGCCGATTTGATTGTCATGTGCATGTGAAGTTGATTAAGGCGAATAAGTGCttgtttatattaagatccttaCGTAAGGAAGGTTATTCTCAGGCGGAGTTAGATCACTTGTTTTCAAGTATTGTGCTTCCTACCATCACTTATGGGTTGCCGGTATATGGTGCTTCTGAGGCGGAGCTGACAGCAATGCAATGTTTTCTAGATAGATGTTACAAACGTAAATATACTTCTAAATCTTTTTCTATCAAGCACCTTTTAGAAAAGCAGGATAGAAAAGTATTTAGTAAGGTATCTGGCATAGACCGACACCCTCAAAGGGGACTACTACCCAGGAAGAAAGTATCGacttacaatttaaggaatcgaACAAGTCAGTATCCGAACGTTAATACAGATAATTCAAAAACTCTTACATTAATcgcttaa